Proteins encoded together in one Lathyrus oleraceus cultivar Zhongwan6 chromosome 5, CAAS_Psat_ZW6_1.0, whole genome shotgun sequence window:
- the LOC127083473 gene encoding ribonuclease 3-like protein 3, producing the protein MAAQTHREQEETLMIQTSALTIEHQEKKISPEQKEEKEDPYNKDSLPPLDEVEAIIKYKFKNEHLLEDAFTHKTCGADNGSSYKRLEYLGDAVLNLLIVKEQFFSYPNLEPGVLTQLKSKNVDTEKLARVAIKHGLERYLRHKRSDLEDEIQRFIERVNDYYLHSNGQLYAPKALADVVESTIGAIFIDSDSSLDVVWKVVRNLLEPIIEPDSVKKNPVSQLIEVCHKKNFKLEFVDLWEKSSSIEVFINEEFVGSGTNDSKKDIARYRAAKNALDNIDRGLNISTSTMENAIED; encoded by the exons ATGGCAGCTCAAACTCACAGAGAGCAAGAAGAAACTCTTATGATCCAAACAAGTGCTCTCACCATTGAACACCAGGAAAAGAAAATCTCTCCAGAACagaaagaagaaaaagaagacCCCTACAACAAGGATTCTCTTCCGCCGCTAGATGAAGTGGAAGCAATTATCAAATACAAATTTAAGAATGAACACTTATTAGAAGATGCTTTTACGCACAAAACTTGCGGTGCAGATAACGGATCATCATATAAGCGGTTAGAATATTTAGGTGATGCTGTTCTTAACTTGTTGATTGTGAAGGAACAATTTTTCTCTTATCCAAATTTGGAACCGGGAGTTTTGACTCAATTAAAATCAAAGAATGTTGACACGGAAAAACTCGCACGTGTGGCCATTAAACATGGCTTAGAGCGGTATCTGAGACACAAACGATCCGATCTTGAAGATGAA ATTCAAAGATTCATAGAAAGAGTCAACGACTATTACTTACATTCCAATGGGCAGCTCTACGCACCTAAGGCTCTAGCAGATGTTGTTGAATCAACCATCGGTGCTATTTTTATTGATTCAGATTCATCTCTTGACGTTGTGTGGAAG GTTGTGAGAAATTTGCTTGAACCTATAATCGAGCCAGATTCTGTTAAAAAAAATCCTGTCTCACAACTTATTGAAGTTTGTCACAAGAAAAATTTCAAATTAGAATTCGTAGACTTGTGGGAAAAATCTAGTAGCATTGAAGTCTTTATAAATGAGGAATTTGTTGGAAGTGGCACTAATGACTCTAAGAAAGACATTGCACGTTATAGAGCTGCTAAAAATGCTTTGGATAATATAGATAGGGGGTTAAATATAAGCACATCTACGATGGAAAATGCTATTGAAGATTGA